The DNA segment AACACCTTATTACGAACCTGCAGCAAAAGCGACTTGAGATGTTGCTAACAGAAGTAATCCAAGACAGAAAACAGAGCTTCCCATTTTATGTAATACAAGTTTCAGTCTCACAACTCAAACGCTCAATTGCTTTTTAAGCTCCTACATTAAGTCCATGTCATTAATACCAAAATGGTCATGCCATCATAACAATTTTATACGTATTTTTATCACAATAAAATCTACTAACATGTATTTAATAATTTGCCACAGGTAACGTAACATGGCATCATTAAACTCAGCAATGTCGACTATCCAACTTTTTCTGTATAACATGCTTGTGTCATGCAGGGACTTGTCCAGTTGCTAATCTTTctctttttgaaattttagttGACATAAGATTTATACAAAGGGAAAAGTAAACACAACGGTAATGATTTACTACGTATGGAACAAGTGCCTATATGCTCTAGTTCAGTCTGTTGCATGTAAAAAGGATGTGAGACTCAAGCACGATGGTCGACACCATACAAATAGTTTACTTTGCTCTGTGGTATGCATTAATTTAACTTCAGCGGAAAAACCCTGTGTTGTAAGCATATTAGGAAACGACTTCTTTCAAGTCAGAATTTATCATTTGTTtgattgtgttattttgtaaaatttcaatttttagcttCGACAAAATTCCGTCTTACTCTACCtgaggaaatttttttttcaaatctaattctcttttatgttttcttatttgaagaaatatttacaacatagGCTATGTAGCCTACCGGAAATATAAGAAGACGCCATGTGTTTATTGAATTTGTAGTTATATTATGCAAGTGAAAGGTATTTGCTATTTCCCCTGCGTTGCATTTTAAAGTGTCACAGCGTGCCTGAAGAACTACACAGGACATAATACAACTGGTGGCGGAAGTTATTTTCGCTGCAGGTGGTGTAAAATAACGGAAAAATTTACGTCAAATGACATTTGTTATTTGCGTGCATGACGAATTGACACCGGAAACAGACGTGATAGACGTTATTTTGTGCATTTGATGCAGTTGTCTACTTATATGGACGACATCAAAACGGTCATAAATGGaatgaattttatttaacaataaaaagagCAGTTTGTTGTTCAGCTTTCAACAAGTGCATTCAAAGAAGACATTATTGGATCAGTATGATAGAAAATCCTGAATAGATGAAACTGCGTCAAAAACAGCTACATTTGTTCGCGCATGAAGCATAAATGTCGGCACCTGATGACAAAGCATTCAATTTGAAAGTAATAACATCATGAAAATGTTAGATACTCAGAACTACAAGAGCGTCTACACTCTACATCAATGCCTGCAGatataaatatgaaaatgctGATTGCAACAAGACATTATTATAAAGCACTATAGACTGTATCACGCTTACCATCAGCACACAAAATGTACAATCATATTTGTCCTATACAACATCTAATACACAATATCAAGCTTAGAATGTAACGTTCATGCATAAACTTTATGGCTTTTCTTAACTATTCGCCTATTACACATATATTTTTGTTCTGTACATGGAAATACACATATACATCACCAAATTTGTCCATATAAACTACATAAAATATATGCATGAGTTTTAGTATAGTATAAATATTCATGAAGACAATGCATTGACAACAATTAGCAAATCAAACAACAAGATTAGATAACTACAACTTGTTGTTGTGGTTCATCTGATGACAAGGAGtggtaaataaaacaaacaaatgacaaaacaaaaacaagtgaTACATTATCTAGTTTCTTGTCAGGCATATCAACACAGTTTTAAGGCAGACAAGCTAAATTtccttatttttagaaaaaaaacacataaaatggTTTCAAAAGAGTATTGATCTAACATAAAATCTCAATTTACTGGTCAGCATTAATAAGCAATTGCACAGAATGTTTTACAAGATTTTTAGGCAACATAATTGCTATGAAGTGGCTTTAACTGCAAACAGTCAAATGTATTCTTATAAGCCAAACAAAGCTTAATTGGTGCATAGATGGTGACCCATAGATACCTGGActgattttaaacaaacattaaacaaCACATGCAAACAAAGACAACTAAGTTGTAATTCTATATATTCTCTATCATAACAAACACTTCACATTAAGTCAGTGAATGAAACAAGCAAATCTGAAACAGATATATGTAAACTGATCTGCTGGTATCACATACAGATAACAAACAGGACATTGATAGTCACCCAATAAGAAGTAACATTCATtctgactctttcattgacaATAGTTTTAGGGATATGTCTCAAGAGAAACCATTTTTATACCATATAATGTAGGTCGACACAAATAAATTCAGAATTTATTTGTATCAGTAAAAAAATTCCATCAAGATGTTACACAATTTGGCTTGTAAAATAATGCAGTTGCGATAAAATTTAATTCGTCATAAAAAACTCAAGGAAATGGTGATTCAGGacttaaaattgtttcatcataaACTTTATTGTAAGGAATGTAGCGTCTACTTAAGCTAAGCCACCAATCTAAATCATCAGTTTTCACCAAACTTGATAAATTTATAGGTTATCTTTTGTCTGAATTCAAGAATCTATTTGGGCTTGTGTTTGTGTCTGCCCATCCCTACATAGTATTATTTCGAAGCTATTATGATAAacatatttgcttttaaatgttTCAGCAAGAAACGAAAAATGCTTGTCAAAAGTAGGTCACAGTGGCTATGACAAATCATTGGAAAATATAGCCAAAAATTCTCTACCCAAAAATGCAAACTGCACATCAGGCATAAAAATAGAATGTTgaatataaatttttcaatacaTTTGATAAGCTCTACAGCTCACTAGCTACCAGCATGTTAAATTCACTAAGCTTTTTTACACCTTAATGTTACACAGTGTACAACAAATTTACACACACTGTGCGTTACAGTATTCACTGCACCATGCCTAACCATCAGTTAAGTCACAATCAATCGCAGAAATTGGGTCCAagaaaatgtacaaaaaaataaatataatttatgaGCACACCATTTAacatatgtaaataatatgaacgataaataaaataaatctgAAACAAGATCATAAGAAGATTGCCATTATCATTAACTATGGGATATGTTGCCAGTTTCAGTTTGTCTTGCTTTACTTGTTTTCTCAAACCATCCTGGAACCTCTCTGTATCCAGTTGGAACCGTAAACATTGAATCTGGGATTGAGTTGCGAAATTCAAACTGAGTGAAATTTACAGTAGCCTTGATTGTTGGAAATATAGGAATATCAATGCGGACAGGGAATCCAGGAGGCAAGTGAACTGATATAAAATCCCTCagctttgtaaaaatttttgctttcgGACCTAATGCCTCAAGAATAGGAAGCAAATTCTCAAGTCTTATGGGAAATTTCTCACTCATCGCTACAACAGCTTCAAAagattttgtgtttgttttttcctTGACTTTCCTTCCCAGACATGGTGGATTGCCTGGGGCACTTGAATAGTACTCATTCCACTGAAAGTTTGTGCGATCAGGTGGCGGAAGGGATGTTCTCCTTACTGGATTCTCTGTGTCTGCTAATTCATTTAACGCATTTTCAGCAGTTTCTGCTTGACTCAAAGCATCACGGAGAGACTTGTTTTTCTTGATGTCCTCTTCTGATAAATGCTCTCGTCGTTTTCTTGTAACAAGCTTAAGACCGTATATCCTATAAAAATCAGCATCAAACTGGCCTATCTTCTCGGATTTTTCCTGGCGAAATATCCATCCAGTTGTTACCCTTTCAATGGATGTCTGTTTGGTTTTCATAGAACCATCAACAACATCTGTACTCATGGCAATGTCCACTTCATCTTCAATGGATGCTTCTTTTTCTTGAGGAGTTTGCTTTTGCATGCACTGGTACACTTTATTTCTGTTATGAAAAAGTAGGTTATCTTATtgagaataaaaaatttaacacaaTAAAACAGTATTATTCTTAAACCAATTAAAAAGGAAGAGGTATATATGTGATAAAGATAAGGTGGTGGCAGTTTTGCCATATTAATTTTACTTTCAGCCCAGCAAAAAGGTGTTGTTTCAAAATAGGGATACAATCAGACCTCATTAATcaggaccacttcgtttcgtcataaaatgttggTTTAGCGTGGTATCCGGATTAATTATTGGAAAGCGAAAAATcgatcaatcttgcaaatgcagcaccgtgttcaaaaagcAGTgaaccttactccaattcaaaGTATGCGTAGGAGTTTAAAGAGTGAAACTGCAgcattattatgcgtagatattcggttattgttttcgtcaactaactactaTATCTAGGACAATCGTCAATTATTTTCGCTTCATtcttaataatccggtttatcggattttattgtcATTTATTTAGCAcgtttgttccaaaacttttatatcagagtcggacagcggggtttccagattaaaggggtaaaattcATTAGAAGAAATCCGTTTCcagcagttttgtgtcggataatagggattccggttgttcggggttcggattaacgaggtctcactgtatatggaaataaatttttatatataccGGTACTATATAGATATACCTATACTTTGTCTCTACATTAGATACAAAAGATAGACTACGAAGTAATATACCTTTTATCATAAAGATACCTTATTTTTATCATCTCTTTTACACAACATAGTTTGTAACAGCCAAAAAGTCAAATTAATCAATGACATACAATACATTATAAATACAATGccaataaagtaaaacaacaaacttattATCCAGAAGAAACATAGCTGGCTCTCCCTCAGTGTCAAAGTTAACAATGAAAGTAATATCACCCCGGACCCAACGCCTATCGCTGAAATCTTCTAGAGTTGAATCCATTCGAAACCGAAAACCGCTTCTATATATGTGACATGTATCAGATGGCAAAATCCTGGACACAAATGGAATCCAACTTTGAAAATCCCATTTCATCTCGATGTAAAAGTCTTCTCCGAAAGACTGCAAAGCTTGTCGAATTTCAGGCTTTTGGTCGCGCATGGTCTTCTTATGTTCTTTGCGTAAAGATCTAAATAGTGATGTTATTGTCTGCCTGTCACCATAGCTCACAGCCTCTTGTAATGCAGTCCATCCGGCATTGTTTTTGATGTTTACTGCATGACCGTGTTTTAACAATATTTGCACACATTCTTTGTGCCCTAGCATAACTGCTAAGTGAAGTGGTGTGTTTCCATGATGGTCTTGCAGCTTTTCCAATCCAACTTCTTCATCCAGTTTATGTTGATTGATAAGTTTTGAAACACCAGatatatcatttttgaaaacaagctCATGCAAAGGACATCCCTTTGCCCGGAGTAATGAATTATTAGTCATCTATTGAGGTAGCAGTATATAGAATGTGCTTCAACAAATACAGATCTGCAATTTAAAACGCAAACACCTTAATACATGTAATCTTTTTTGCTGGAAATGGACACAACTTATACAGCAGAATCTATTTCATATGACCGTTTTAGTATGGTTCGAAATGTTGCCACATAAAATTCTCCATTTACTACTTAACTAGTCttgataaatattaatatcatgaccacttttttcatttttaaaaaatgtttctatcAAATTTTTCATGTCAATTATGCAAATTGACAGTGAC comes from the Clavelina lepadiformis chromosome 5, kaClaLepa1.1, whole genome shotgun sequence genome and includes:
- the LOC143461219 gene encoding ankyrin repeat domain-containing protein 13C-B-like produces the protein MTNNSLLRAKGCPLHELVFKNDISGVSKLINQHKLDEEVGLEKLQDHHGNTPLHLAVMLGHKECVQILLKHGHAVNIKNNAGWTALQEAVSYGDRQTITSLFRSLRKEHKKTMRDQKPEIRQALQSFGEDFYIEMKWDFQSWIPFVSRILPSDTCHIYRSGFRFRMDSTLEDFSDRRWVRGDITFIVNFDTEGEPAMFLLDNKNKVYQCMQKQTPQEKEASIEDEVDIAMSTDVVDGSMKTKQTSIERVTTGWIFRQEKSEKIGQFDADFYRIYGLKLVTRKRREHLSEEDIKKNKSLRDALSQAETAENALNELADTENPVRRTSLPPPDRTNFQWNEYYSSAPGNPPCLGRKVKEKTNTKSFEAVVAMSEKFPIRLENLLPILEALGPKAKIFTKLRDFISVHLPPGFPVRIDIPIFPTIKATVNFTQFEFRNSIPDSMFTVPTGYREVPGWFEKTSKARQTETGNISHS